The Dryobates pubescens isolate bDryPub1 chromosome 9, bDryPub1.pri, whole genome shotgun sequence DNA window CCTTAGCTGGACTCATTTTTTCCACTGGTTTCTGTAAGTAACCTGTTCCTtcatatttttctgtttgtctcaggtactgaaaggttcCAGCTGAAGGTTTTCCTGCACTCTCCATAACTGCTGCCCATCCCTGACCTGAGAAGAAGTGGTGGCAAGGTGCTGCTTCTTGGCTGTAAGGTGCCAGGGTGAGGCTCATTGTGAggcctgctgtgcttcctcgcACCGGCCACCATGGAGACCTTGTCCCAGGACTCTCTGCTGGAGTGCCAGATTTGTTTCAACTACTACAGCCCGCGGCGGCGGCCCAAGCTGCTGGACTGCAAGCacacctgctgctctgtgtgcctgcagcagatGAGGACCAGCCAGAAGGACCTGCGTTGTCCCTGGTGCCGTGGGATCACCAAGCTGCCACCAGGGTACTCTGTGTCGCAGCTGCCTGATGACCCTGAGGTGATCGCTGTCATTGCAATCCCCCACACCTCAGAGCACACCCCTGTCTTCATCAAACTCCCCAGCAATGGTTGCTACATGCTGCCCTTGCCCCTCTCAAAGGAAAGGGCGCTGCTGCCAGGAGACATTGGCTGccgcctcctgcctgctggccaGCAGAAATCCCTGGCAGTGGTGACAatcccacaggagcagcagccacttcAGGGTGGCCTTCCTGCTgagggggcagcagaggagccagACCGAAGAGGCATTGTGAAAAGCTCTACGTGGTCAGGGGTTTGCACTGTGATTCTGGTGGCCTGCGTCCTGGTCTTTCTTCTGGGCATTGTCCTCCACAACATGTCCTGCATTTCCAAGCGCTTCACAGTGATCTCCTGCGgctgagggggggagggaagt harbors:
- the RNF152 gene encoding E3 ubiquitin-protein ligase RNF152, whose product is METLSQDSLLECQICFNYYSPRRRPKLLDCKHTCCSVCLQQMRTSQKDLRCPWCRGITKLPPGYSVSQLPDDPEVIAVIAIPHTSEHTPVFIKLPSNGCYMLPLPLSKERALLPGDIGCRLLPAGQQKSLAVVTIPQEQQPLQGGLPAEGAAEEPDRRGIVKSSTWSGVCTVILVACVLVFLLGIVLHNMSCISKRFTVISCG